A section of the Citrus sinensis cultivar Valencia sweet orange chromosome 8, DVS_A1.0, whole genome shotgun sequence genome encodes:
- the LOC127899355 gene encoding uncharacterized protein LOC127899355: MLGQDHKASFTKLFRRGFFEGCRQFIGVDGCHLKGLYKGVILSVVSVDANYGIYPLAMCVVDNENTESWTYFMEKLYEQIGCNGGEGLCFMSDRQKGILNALERVFPHALKRYCCRHIYSNFKQKFPGMLLKKEFWAACRSANQVYFNNHMAEIYSIYLAAHKWLLQIPVVCWAKHCFPIQIKCSHVTNNMTESFNNWISNFRGMPIVRMLEEIRRKIMILIHKRYEQANTWQDELPPFVWRKVIEARVESRTLSVIFGHDKTFEVMEDISKRCVVDLGTKHCDCGEWDVSGLPCKHAMCCIDAMRYNVNDYIHNLLRKTAFKKTYSHQLHSVPDESRWPLLLHDNLLPPLVIKGCW, from the exons ATGCTCGGTCAAGATCACAAGGCTAGCTTCACAAAGCTATTCAG GAGGGGATTCTTTGAAGGTTGTAGGCAATTTATAGGTGTAGATGGTTGTCACCTTAAGGGTCTGTATAAAGGGGTCATATTGTCTGTTGTTAGTGTAGATGCCAACTATGGCATATATCCGTTAGCCATGTGTGTAGTAGACAATGAAAACACTGAGTCTTGGACTTACTTTATGGAGAAACTATATGAGCAAATAGGCTGTAATGGTGGTGAGGGTCTTTGCTTTATGAGTGACAGACAAAAGGGGATATTGAATGCTCTTGAGAGGGTTTTTCCTCATGCTTTAAAAAGGTACTGTTGTAGGCATATTTATTCAAACTTCAAGCAAAAGTTTCCTGGTATGTTgctgaaaaaagaattttgggCTGCATGCAGAAGTGCAAATCAAGTTTATTTCAATAACCATATGGCTGAAATTTATAGTATCTACCTTGCTGCTCACAAATGGTTGTTGCAAATTCCAGTGGTTTGTTGGGCTAAGCATTGCTTCCCTATACAAATCAAGTGTTCGCATGTCACAAACAATATGActgaatcttttaataattggATCAGTAACTTCAGAGGCATGCCCATTGTAAGAATGCTTGAGGAGATTAGAAGGAAGATTATGATATTGATACACAAAAGATATGAGCAGGCCAACACTTGGCAAGATGAGCTGCCTCCATTTGTTTGGAGGAAGGTTATAGAAGCAAGGGTTGAATCTAGAACATTGTCAGTTATATTTGGTCATGACAAAACCTTTGAAGTAATGGAAGATATTTCTAAGAGGTGTGTTGTTGATTTAGGCACGAAGCATTGTGATTGTGGGGAGTGGGATGTATCAGGCTTACCTTGCAAGCATGCCATGTGTTGCATTGATGCAATGAGATATAACGTGAATGATTACATCCATAATTTATTAAGGAAAACTGCATTCAAGAAAACTTATTCTCACCAGCTGCATTCAGTGCCTGATGAAAGCAGATGGCCTTTACTTTTGCATGATAATCTGTTACCACCACTTGTCATAAAGGGCTGCTGGTAG